The genomic segment GCTTTAGGTGATCTGGTGCTGACTTTTCCAGTGCTTATGTGCCTGAAAAAATATTACAGCAGGATTGACGGAATCTGTTCAAGCCAGTTGGGAAAACTGGCCTGCGATCTTGGTATTTTTCATAAAAATATATCTATTGAATCTGCATGGGTTTCTTCACTTTATTCAGATATTATTGATAAAAAGATAAAAGACTTAATAAATTCATATACTGATATTATCCTGTTTTCCTTTTCAAAACAGCTTGAAAAAGCTGTAAACAGTCTTAGAAAAAAGAACTCATATATAATTGCTCCAAGACCGCCCCTGTTAAACACAAATAAAAATCTCCATACTGCTGACCATCTTGCTGCTTTACTTGTTAAACACAAGATTATAAAGCATAACGACCTGGAAATATTTCATTCCCTTGAAAAAACAGGTAAAAAATATCAAATCCAGTTCCCAGGCAGGATATTAATTCATCCAGGCTCAGGGAGCAGAAGAAAAAACTGGCCTGTTCATAATTTTATTGAATTATATGACAGCCTTGAAAAATCAGGGCATAATCCTGAATTTATAATCGGCCCTGCTGATGAATTTTTATCCAGGGAAATAAAAAAAGATAACTATCCCAGAATTATAAATAAACCGCCTGACCTCATTGACCTGAATAATCTCCTTAAAACAGGGGCATTATATATAGGAAATGATTCTGGAGTATCCCATCTGGCCGCATTTTCAGGCTTAACATGTGTAATAATATTCGGCTCTTCTGATCCTGTACGATGGAGTCCCAAAGGCAGGGCTGTCCATGTTATAAGAGATAAAACGCTTGAATGTCTTCCCTGCTTTGAAACCCGTGAAGATAACTGCTGCAATCATTTGTGCTTAACCAGTATATCTGTAAAACAAGTCCTGGATACTGCTGAAAACCTGATTTTTTATCTGAAAGAATTTAAAACTTATACGTGATTTTTCCCATAAAATGCCTGTCCCATCTCGGCAGATCATCCGGTAAAAATCCGTCTGTTTCAGGAAAAATTAATTTTATAAGAAAAGTTTTAACAATCGTTAACTATTTTTTATAATTGGCAATCAAGTTGCATTTTTTAAGTTGAATAAGGGCAAAGTTTTTTTAAAATTTTGTTTTTCAAGTATAGTACTTGATTCAAAAAAAATATTAGCAGTATTTTATGATTATCAAAAACGCGAAAATATAATAGTTATTATCAATAAAAACATATTATTAAAACACTTATTTCTAAGAAGTATTGTTTAATTCTAATTGTTATCATAATTTTTATGCGAAATAATAATAATTCAAAATAACCTTCGTTTCAGTTTATCATAAAAACTTTCACGAGTTCCGACCATGACTACAGCAATTAATTCATCCCTCTCAAAAATTTCATAAATGATTCTGTAAGATGTACCCTTGAGAGAAAAATGATATGAATACAAACCTTTAAAGCCATAACCTAACTCCTGAGATTTTAATGGATTTTCACAAATATTTCTGAAATGAATCTTTTTGATTTCTTGTAAAACTTCATGAGATAGTTTTTTTCATATCTTTTTTGACAGCTTTGACAGTTTTGATTTCAAACATTTCAAATATCCTCAAAAAGTTCGTCTTCGGAAAGTAATTCCCCTCTTTTCATTTCAAGAAGAGTTTCTTTTCTTCTTTTCATCAGTTCTTCTGAAAGCTTTTCATCTGCCATTATTGCAAGAGTTTCTTTCTCTGCATCAGTGAGATTTTCAATAGCTTTAAGAATTTGAAACGGTGTAATTATTGGATTTGATATTTGCATTTTAGTAACCTCATTTTTAAAGAATTTTGATACTTCTAAGATAATTCAGAATAACCATCTCTATTTATAGTTAAAAACATTAAGCAACCTAGTCGGGTAGATGGCATACGTGTTAAGTTAAGAAATATTACCAATATAATCAATATTCTATTTACAAGTTTTATTATTTTGTTATAATGGCATAACTAAAATTATAAGGAGACTATGCCATGGATACAAGTGAAAATATTAAATTAAAACTTTCTGAAATTCTTACTCGCGAAGAAGTTAATGCAATAGCCAAAAAAACCGGTTTTTTTCAAAGAACAGGCAAAATATGTCCATTTGATTTTTTAATGGTACTGATTTTCAGATTAGCAGTTTCATATCCTCCAGCATTAAGATTAATGGTGTCGTTTCTTGAAAAAGATGTCAGCAGATCCGGTTTACATCAACGTTTTTCTGAAAAAGCTGCCGAATTTGTTAAATGCTGTTTGCAAACAATTATAGCAAAACAAACAATGAAAGACCAGCCTGTTTCTATAAAACTACTGGAGCCTTTTAACCGGGTGATAATTCAGGACAGTTCAAGTTGGGATATATCTCCTCAATTAAAAGAAATATATACCGGAGCAGGCGGAAGTGCTTCAAAAGCAAACTGCAAGCTTCAATTTTGTTATGACTATAAAACAGGTTCCATCATATTGCTTGAAGATACCAAAGGCACCGAACCGGATCAGGCGCATGGAAAACAAATAAAAGATATTGTTAAAGAAAATGACTTAATCCTGAGAGATCTCGGATATTCATCATATGAGACCTTTTCAGATATTGCACAAAAAAAAGCATATTTTTGTTCACGCTTTCTCACGACATCAGATGTTTGGGAACTCATAGACGGCAAATATGTCAAAGTGGATTTTGAAAAAATTTTTAAACAAAATGATGCCGGTGTGGAATTAAATGTATTTTTAAAAGGTAAAGGAAAAGACCAGTATCTTCCGATTCGTTTGATTGCTTTCCCTGTTCCCCAGGAGATCGCAAATCTCAGAAGGAGCAGATTACATAAAAATGCTGCTAAAAAAGGACGAACCTGCTCTCCCAAGGGTTTATTTTTGTGCGACTGGTCAATGTTTATTACAAATGCTTCTGAAGATTTGATTCCTTCAAAAATGATTCGCACTCTTTATCGCATTCGCTGGAGCATCGAACTGATTTTCAAAAACTGGAAATCAATTCTTAAAATTCATGTCAGCAGTGTGCGAAAAAATCACTGGCGGATTAAATGCGAATTATATGCAAAATTGATACTGGCAGTCATGGTTCATTCAATTCATCAGAAAGTACATTATTCTACCTGGACAATAAAGAAAAAAGAAATCAGTTTTGATAGTCTGTGGAAATATATTATTGCAAGAGCAGAATCATTGCACGGAGCTGTCAAGAAATCCGCATCTGAGTATGTCGCCATAATAAATTCATCTCTTCCTTCAATCATAAAAGTTTGCGAAAAATATCATCAGCCATCACGAAAAACAACGCTGCAAATGATAGACGAGATGATTGGTGATGTTCAACATTTTAAAATTATAGGAAAAAATTGTTTAACTTAACACGTATGGGGTAGATGGGGGCTGTTGCCAGCCCAAAGGATTGTTACCAATCCACGCATCCCCCTAAGAACCGGGCTTGTAAGTTTCCCTGCTTACGGCTCAAGCCTTTCAAAGACCCCTTTCGGAATCCGGCTTTTTAACTTTTAATTTCAGGCTGTGCAGCTGTCTATGACAGTTTGGGTGAAGCAGAACAAGATTGTCCAGCGTATCTCTGCCGCCATCGACTTTCCATATGGTTTGGTGTTTATGCCATTTGGTTTGCTCAGTTATTCTTTGCTTGCAGACCAGGCATAAACCATTCTGCTTTTTCCATAAGGAAAACATCCTTTTCCTGTATTTCAAATTTTCAGCAGTCTGTTTGTCCAGACGGCGTTCAAAATACATCTCCCATTCAGGGTCATAGGGATTAGTCAGTAAAATTTGCCCATCCCCTGATTATTGGATTTATTTCCCATATCAAATGAATGGGGTTTTTGCACGGACTGTTTTTAATCTGAAGTTCCT from the Desulfonema limicola genome contains:
- a CDS encoding glycosyltransferase family 9 protein, with product MLTFPVLMCLKKYYSRIDGICSSQLGKLACDLGIFHKNISIESAWVSSLYSDIIDKKIKDLINSYTDIILFSFSKQLEKAVNSLRKKNSYIIAPRPPLLNTNKNLHTADHLAALLVKHKIIKHNDLEIFHSLEKTGKKYQIQFPGRILIHPGSGSRRKNWPVHNFIELYDSLEKSGHNPEFIIGPADEFLSREIKKDNYPRIINKPPDLIDLNNLLKTGALYIGNDSGVSHLAAFSGLTCVIIFGSSDPVRWSPKGRAVHVIRDKTLECLPCFETREDNCCNHLCLTSISVKQVLDTAENLIFYLKEFKTYT
- a CDS encoding IS4 family transposase, encoding MDTSENIKLKLSEILTREEVNAIAKKTGFFQRTGKICPFDFLMVLIFRLAVSYPPALRLMVSFLEKDVSRSGLHQRFSEKAAEFVKCCLQTIIAKQTMKDQPVSIKLLEPFNRVIIQDSSSWDISPQLKEIYTGAGGSASKANCKLQFCYDYKTGSIILLEDTKGTEPDQAHGKQIKDIVKENDLILRDLGYSSYETFSDIAQKKAYFCSRFLTTSDVWELIDGKYVKVDFEKIFKQNDAGVELNVFLKGKGKDQYLPIRLIAFPVPQEIANLRRSRLHKNAAKKGRTCSPKGLFLCDWSMFITNASEDLIPSKMIRTLYRIRWSIELIFKNWKSILKIHVSSVRKNHWRIKCELYAKLILAVMVHSIHQKVHYSTWTIKKKEISFDSLWKYIIARAESLHGAVKKSASEYVAIINSSLPSIIKVCEKYHQPSRKTTLQMIDEMIGDVQHFKIIGKNCLT
- a CDS encoding HNH endonuclease signature motif containing protein; its protein translation is MYFERRLDKQTAENLKYRKRMFSLWKKQNGLCLVCKQRITEQTKWHKHQTIWKVDGGRDTLDNLVLLHPNCHRQLHSLKLKVKKPDSERGL